One Lagenorhynchus albirostris chromosome 8, mLagAlb1.1, whole genome shotgun sequence genomic region harbors:
- the FAM221A gene encoding protein FAM221A isoform X8, translating into MERLTLPAGSAAAVDEYMEYRRIVGEDDGGKLFTPEEYEEYKRKVLPMRLQNRLFVSWRSSTGMDCKLVGPETLCFCTHRYKQHKTDFETIPQQRPISLPCQVTGCPCRAYLYVPLNGRQPIRCRCKHFADQHSAGPGFMCNACSQCSGFHSSFTCACGQPAYAHYTVVETKEERLAQRKPVGRDVPYAAMGGLTGFSSLAEDYMRLDDSGIVGTSSQVSSLRKPEEDDMAFFERRYQERIKMEKAAKQKGKAPLPSTTKSS; encoded by the exons ATGGAGCGGCTGACGTTACCCGCCGGCAGCGCGGCGGCCGTGGACGAGTACATGGAGTACCGGAG aatTGTTGGTGAGGATGATGGAGGGAAACTTTTTACTCCTGAAGAATATgaagaatacaaaagaaaagtCTTACCTATGCGTTTACAGAACAGATTATTCGTGAGCTGGCGATCATCAACTGGAATGGATTGTAAACTTGTGGGTCCAGAGACACTGTGTTTTTGTACCCATAG gtatAAGCAACATAAAACTGACTTTGAAACGATTCCTCAGCAGCGCCCCATCAGCCTGCCTTGTCAAGTGACGGGCTGCCCATGCAGGGCTTACCTCTACGTGCCTCTGAATGGCAGGCAGCCCATTCGCTGCAGGTGCAAGCACTTTGCTGATCAGCATAGTGCTGGGCCTGGCTTTATGTGCAATGCCT GTTCTCAGTGTTCAGGATTCCATAGCTCCTTCACTTGTGCTTGTGGTCAGCCTGCATATGCCCATTACACAGTAGTGGAAACTAAGGAAGAAAGACTGGCTCAGAGAAAACCGGTGGGACGGGACGTTCCTTATGCAGCAATGGGAGGATTAACTGGCTTTAGCTCGCTGGCAGAAGACTACATGCGATTAGATGACAGTGGAATTG TAGGTACAAGCAGTCAAGTTTCTTCCTTAAGGAAACCTGAAGAGGACGATATGGCTTTCTTTGAAAGACGATACCAGGAAAGG ataaaaatggaaaaggctgctaagcagaaaggaaaagcaCCATTGCCATCAACTACAAAATCTTCATGA
- the FAM221A gene encoding protein FAM221A isoform X5 produces the protein MERLTLPAGSAAAVDEYMEYRRIVGEDDGGKLFTPEEYEEYKRKVLPMRLQNRLFVSWRSSTGMDCKLVGPETLCFCTHRYKQHKTDFETIPQQRPISLPCQVTGCPCRAYLYVPLNGRQPIRCRCKHFADQHSAGPGFMCNACSQCSGFHSSFTCACGQPAYAHYTVVETKEERLAQRKPVGRDVPYAAMGGLTGFSSLAEDYMRLDDSGIGAPSGEFLDSPVTAMDHPFLKAFQASSSSSPETLTDGTSSQVSSLRKPEEDDMAFFERRYQERIKMEKAAKQKGKAPLPSTTKSS, from the exons ATGGAGCGGCTGACGTTACCCGCCGGCAGCGCGGCGGCCGTGGACGAGTACATGGAGTACCGGAG aatTGTTGGTGAGGATGATGGAGGGAAACTTTTTACTCCTGAAGAATATgaagaatacaaaagaaaagtCTTACCTATGCGTTTACAGAACAGATTATTCGTGAGCTGGCGATCATCAACTGGAATGGATTGTAAACTTGTGGGTCCAGAGACACTGTGTTTTTGTACCCATAG gtatAAGCAACATAAAACTGACTTTGAAACGATTCCTCAGCAGCGCCCCATCAGCCTGCCTTGTCAAGTGACGGGCTGCCCATGCAGGGCTTACCTCTACGTGCCTCTGAATGGCAGGCAGCCCATTCGCTGCAGGTGCAAGCACTTTGCTGATCAGCATAGTGCTGGGCCTGGCTTTATGTGCAATGCCT GTTCTCAGTGTTCAGGATTCCATAGCTCCTTCACTTGTGCTTGTGGTCAGCCTGCATATGCCCATTACACAGTAGTGGAAACTAAGGAAGAAAGACTGGCTCAGAGAAAACCGGTGGGACGGGACGTTCCTTATGCAGCAATGGGAGGATTAACTGGCTTTAGCTCGCTGGCAGAAGACTACATGCGATTAGATGACAGTGGAATTG GTGCACCTTCAGGTGAATTTTTAGACTCTCCAGTTACAGCCATGGACCACCCATTTCTAAAAGCATTTCAAGCATCATCTAGCTCTTCTCCAGAAACACTAACAGATG GTACAAGCAGTCAAGTTTCTTCCTTAAGGAAACCTGAAGAGGACGATATGGCTTTCTTTGAAAGACGATACCAGGAAAGG ataaaaatggaaaaggctgctaagcagaaaggaaaagcaCCATTGCCATCAACTACAAAATCTTCATGA
- the FAM221A gene encoding protein FAM221A isoform X4, whose amino-acid sequence MERLTLPAGSAAAVDEYMEYRRIVGEDDGGKLFTPEEYEEYKRKVLPMRLQNRLFVSWRSSTGMDCKLVGPETLCFCTHRYKQHKTDFETIPQQRPISLPCQVTGCPCRAYLYVPLNGRQPIRCRCKHFADQHSAGPGFMCNACSQCSGFHSSFTCACGQPAYAHYTVVETKEERLAQRKPVGRDVPYAAMGGLTGFSSLAEDYMRLDDSGIGAPSGEFLDSPVTAMDHPFLKAFQASSSSSPETLTDVGTSSQVSSLRKPEEDDMAFFERRYQERIKMEKAAKQKGKAPLPSTTKSS is encoded by the exons ATGGAGCGGCTGACGTTACCCGCCGGCAGCGCGGCGGCCGTGGACGAGTACATGGAGTACCGGAG aatTGTTGGTGAGGATGATGGAGGGAAACTTTTTACTCCTGAAGAATATgaagaatacaaaagaaaagtCTTACCTATGCGTTTACAGAACAGATTATTCGTGAGCTGGCGATCATCAACTGGAATGGATTGTAAACTTGTGGGTCCAGAGACACTGTGTTTTTGTACCCATAG gtatAAGCAACATAAAACTGACTTTGAAACGATTCCTCAGCAGCGCCCCATCAGCCTGCCTTGTCAAGTGACGGGCTGCCCATGCAGGGCTTACCTCTACGTGCCTCTGAATGGCAGGCAGCCCATTCGCTGCAGGTGCAAGCACTTTGCTGATCAGCATAGTGCTGGGCCTGGCTTTATGTGCAATGCCT GTTCTCAGTGTTCAGGATTCCATAGCTCCTTCACTTGTGCTTGTGGTCAGCCTGCATATGCCCATTACACAGTAGTGGAAACTAAGGAAGAAAGACTGGCTCAGAGAAAACCGGTGGGACGGGACGTTCCTTATGCAGCAATGGGAGGATTAACTGGCTTTAGCTCGCTGGCAGAAGACTACATGCGATTAGATGACAGTGGAATTG GTGCACCTTCAGGTGAATTTTTAGACTCTCCAGTTACAGCCATGGACCACCCATTTCTAAAAGCATTTCAAGCATCATCTAGCTCTTCTCCAGAAACACTAACAGATG TAGGTACAAGCAGTCAAGTTTCTTCCTTAAGGAAACCTGAAGAGGACGATATGGCTTTCTTTGAAAGACGATACCAGGAAAGG ataaaaatggaaaaggctgctaagcagaaaggaaaagcaCCATTGCCATCAACTACAAAATCTTCATGA
- the FAM221A gene encoding protein FAM221A isoform X2: protein MERLTLPAGSAAAVDEYMEYRRIVGEDDGGKLFTPEEYEEYKRKVLPMRLQNRLFVSWRSSTGMDCKLVGPETLCFCTHRYKQHKTDFETIPQQRPISLPCQVTGCPCRAYLYVPLNGRQPIRCRCKHFADQHSAGPGFMCNACSQCSGFHSSFTCACGQPAYAHYTVVETKEERLAQRKPVGRDVPYAAMGGLTGFSSLAEDYMRLDDSGIGAPSGEFLDSPVTAMDHPFLKAFQASSSSSPETLTDVGTSSQVSSLRKPEEDDMAFFERRYQERVLMKSALSLREKKRGNTGGRGVGSLHTPTNHILKMQ, encoded by the exons ATGGAGCGGCTGACGTTACCCGCCGGCAGCGCGGCGGCCGTGGACGAGTACATGGAGTACCGGAG aatTGTTGGTGAGGATGATGGAGGGAAACTTTTTACTCCTGAAGAATATgaagaatacaaaagaaaagtCTTACCTATGCGTTTACAGAACAGATTATTCGTGAGCTGGCGATCATCAACTGGAATGGATTGTAAACTTGTGGGTCCAGAGACACTGTGTTTTTGTACCCATAG gtatAAGCAACATAAAACTGACTTTGAAACGATTCCTCAGCAGCGCCCCATCAGCCTGCCTTGTCAAGTGACGGGCTGCCCATGCAGGGCTTACCTCTACGTGCCTCTGAATGGCAGGCAGCCCATTCGCTGCAGGTGCAAGCACTTTGCTGATCAGCATAGTGCTGGGCCTGGCTTTATGTGCAATGCCT GTTCTCAGTGTTCAGGATTCCATAGCTCCTTCACTTGTGCTTGTGGTCAGCCTGCATATGCCCATTACACAGTAGTGGAAACTAAGGAAGAAAGACTGGCTCAGAGAAAACCGGTGGGACGGGACGTTCCTTATGCAGCAATGGGAGGATTAACTGGCTTTAGCTCGCTGGCAGAAGACTACATGCGATTAGATGACAGTGGAATTG GTGCACCTTCAGGTGAATTTTTAGACTCTCCAGTTACAGCCATGGACCACCCATTTCTAAAAGCATTTCAAGCATCATCTAGCTCTTCTCCAGAAACACTAACAGATG TAGGTACAAGCAGTCAAGTTTCTTCCTTAAGGAAACCTGAAGAGGACGATATGGCTTTCTTTGAAAGACGATACCAGGAAAGG gTGTTAATGAAGTCTGCCCTGTCtctgagagagaagaagagaggaaacacaGGAGGGAGAGGAGTTGGGAGCTTGCATACCCCAacaaaccatattttaaaaatgca ataa
- the FAM221A gene encoding protein FAM221A isoform X7, producing the protein MERLTLPAGSAAAVDEYMEYRRYKQHKTDFETIPQQRPISLPCQVTGCPCRAYLYVPLNGRQPIRCRCKHFADQHSAGPGFMCNACSQCSGFHSSFTCACGQPAYAHYTVVETKEERLAQRKPVGRDVPYAAMGGLTGFSSLAEDYMRLDDSGIGAPSGEFLDSPVTAMDHPFLKAFQASSSSSPETLTDVGTSSQVSSLRKPEEDDMAFFERRYQERVLMKSALSLREKKRGNTGGRGVGSLHTPTNHILKMQLGPFNNQIVALVFSSLITARCVKWL; encoded by the exons ATGGAGCGGCTGACGTTACCCGCCGGCAGCGCGGCGGCCGTGGACGAGTACATGGAGTACCGGAG gtatAAGCAACATAAAACTGACTTTGAAACGATTCCTCAGCAGCGCCCCATCAGCCTGCCTTGTCAAGTGACGGGCTGCCCATGCAGGGCTTACCTCTACGTGCCTCTGAATGGCAGGCAGCCCATTCGCTGCAGGTGCAAGCACTTTGCTGATCAGCATAGTGCTGGGCCTGGCTTTATGTGCAATGCCT GTTCTCAGTGTTCAGGATTCCATAGCTCCTTCACTTGTGCTTGTGGTCAGCCTGCATATGCCCATTACACAGTAGTGGAAACTAAGGAAGAAAGACTGGCTCAGAGAAAACCGGTGGGACGGGACGTTCCTTATGCAGCAATGGGAGGATTAACTGGCTTTAGCTCGCTGGCAGAAGACTACATGCGATTAGATGACAGTGGAATTG GTGCACCTTCAGGTGAATTTTTAGACTCTCCAGTTACAGCCATGGACCACCCATTTCTAAAAGCATTTCAAGCATCATCTAGCTCTTCTCCAGAAACACTAACAGATG TAGGTACAAGCAGTCAAGTTTCTTCCTTAAGGAAACCTGAAGAGGACGATATGGCTTTCTTTGAAAGACGATACCAGGAAAGG gTGTTAATGAAGTCTGCCCTGTCtctgagagagaagaagagaggaaacacaGGAGGGAGAGGAGTTGGGAGCTTGCATACCCCAacaaaccatattttaaaaatgcagttagGTCCCTTCAACAATCAGATTGTGGCTTTAGTATTTAGCAGCTTAATAACCGCTAGGTGTGTAAAATGGCTGTGA
- the FAM221A gene encoding protein FAM221A isoform X3: MERLTLPAGSAAAVDEYMEYRRIVGEDDGGKLFTPEEYEEYKRKVLPMRLQNRLFVSWRSSTGMDCKLVGPETLCFCTHRYKQHKTDFETIPQQRPISLPCQVTGCPCRAYLYVPLNGRQPIRCRCKHFADQHSAGPGFMCNACSQCSGFHSSFTCACGQPAYAHYTVVETKEERLAQRKPVGRDVPYAAMGGLTGFSSLAEDYMRLDDSGIVGTSSQVSSLRKPEEDDMAFFERRYQERVLMKSALSLREKKRGNTGGRGVGSLHTPTNHILKMQLGPFNNQIVALVFSSLITARCVKWL; encoded by the exons ATGGAGCGGCTGACGTTACCCGCCGGCAGCGCGGCGGCCGTGGACGAGTACATGGAGTACCGGAG aatTGTTGGTGAGGATGATGGAGGGAAACTTTTTACTCCTGAAGAATATgaagaatacaaaagaaaagtCTTACCTATGCGTTTACAGAACAGATTATTCGTGAGCTGGCGATCATCAACTGGAATGGATTGTAAACTTGTGGGTCCAGAGACACTGTGTTTTTGTACCCATAG gtatAAGCAACATAAAACTGACTTTGAAACGATTCCTCAGCAGCGCCCCATCAGCCTGCCTTGTCAAGTGACGGGCTGCCCATGCAGGGCTTACCTCTACGTGCCTCTGAATGGCAGGCAGCCCATTCGCTGCAGGTGCAAGCACTTTGCTGATCAGCATAGTGCTGGGCCTGGCTTTATGTGCAATGCCT GTTCTCAGTGTTCAGGATTCCATAGCTCCTTCACTTGTGCTTGTGGTCAGCCTGCATATGCCCATTACACAGTAGTGGAAACTAAGGAAGAAAGACTGGCTCAGAGAAAACCGGTGGGACGGGACGTTCCTTATGCAGCAATGGGAGGATTAACTGGCTTTAGCTCGCTGGCAGAAGACTACATGCGATTAGATGACAGTGGAATTG TAGGTACAAGCAGTCAAGTTTCTTCCTTAAGGAAACCTGAAGAGGACGATATGGCTTTCTTTGAAAGACGATACCAGGAAAGG gTGTTAATGAAGTCTGCCCTGTCtctgagagagaagaagagaggaaacacaGGAGGGAGAGGAGTTGGGAGCTTGCATACCCCAacaaaccatattttaaaaatgcagttagGTCCCTTCAACAATCAGATTGTGGCTTTAGTATTTAGCAGCTTAATAACCGCTAGGTGTGTAAAATGGCTGTGA
- the FAM221A gene encoding protein FAM221A isoform X1 yields the protein MERLTLPAGSAAAVDEYMEYRRIVGEDDGGKLFTPEEYEEYKRKVLPMRLQNRLFVSWRSSTGMDCKLVGPETLCFCTHRYKQHKTDFETIPQQRPISLPCQVTGCPCRAYLYVPLNGRQPIRCRCKHFADQHSAGPGFMCNACSQCSGFHSSFTCACGQPAYAHYTVVETKEERLAQRKPVGRDVPYAAMGGLTGFSSLAEDYMRLDDSGIGAPSGEFLDSPVTAMDHPFLKAFQASSSSSPETLTDVGTSSQVSSLRKPEEDDMAFFERRYQERVLMKSALSLREKKRGNTGGRGVGSLHTPTNHILKMQLGPFNNQIVALVFSSLITARCVKWL from the exons ATGGAGCGGCTGACGTTACCCGCCGGCAGCGCGGCGGCCGTGGACGAGTACATGGAGTACCGGAG aatTGTTGGTGAGGATGATGGAGGGAAACTTTTTACTCCTGAAGAATATgaagaatacaaaagaaaagtCTTACCTATGCGTTTACAGAACAGATTATTCGTGAGCTGGCGATCATCAACTGGAATGGATTGTAAACTTGTGGGTCCAGAGACACTGTGTTTTTGTACCCATAG gtatAAGCAACATAAAACTGACTTTGAAACGATTCCTCAGCAGCGCCCCATCAGCCTGCCTTGTCAAGTGACGGGCTGCCCATGCAGGGCTTACCTCTACGTGCCTCTGAATGGCAGGCAGCCCATTCGCTGCAGGTGCAAGCACTTTGCTGATCAGCATAGTGCTGGGCCTGGCTTTATGTGCAATGCCT GTTCTCAGTGTTCAGGATTCCATAGCTCCTTCACTTGTGCTTGTGGTCAGCCTGCATATGCCCATTACACAGTAGTGGAAACTAAGGAAGAAAGACTGGCTCAGAGAAAACCGGTGGGACGGGACGTTCCTTATGCAGCAATGGGAGGATTAACTGGCTTTAGCTCGCTGGCAGAAGACTACATGCGATTAGATGACAGTGGAATTG GTGCACCTTCAGGTGAATTTTTAGACTCTCCAGTTACAGCCATGGACCACCCATTTCTAAAAGCATTTCAAGCATCATCTAGCTCTTCTCCAGAAACACTAACAGATG TAGGTACAAGCAGTCAAGTTTCTTCCTTAAGGAAACCTGAAGAGGACGATATGGCTTTCTTTGAAAGACGATACCAGGAAAGG gTGTTAATGAAGTCTGCCCTGTCtctgagagagaagaagagaggaaacacaGGAGGGAGAGGAGTTGGGAGCTTGCATACCCCAacaaaccatattttaaaaatgcagttagGTCCCTTCAACAATCAGATTGTGGCTTTAGTATTTAGCAGCTTAATAACCGCTAGGTGTGTAAAATGGCTGTGA
- the FAM221A gene encoding protein FAM221A isoform X9 gives MERLTLPAGSAAAVDEYMEYRRYKQHKTDFETIPQQRPISLPCQVTGCPCRAYLYVPLNGRQPIRCRCKHFADQHSAGPGFMCNACSQCSGFHSSFTCACGQPAYAHYTVVETKEERLAQRKPVGRDVPYAAMGGLTGFSSLAEDYMRLDDSGIVGTSSQVSSLRKPEEDDMAFFERRYQERVLMKSALSLREKKRGNTGGRGVGSLHTPTNHILKMQLGPFNNQIVALVFSSLITARCVKWL, from the exons ATGGAGCGGCTGACGTTACCCGCCGGCAGCGCGGCGGCCGTGGACGAGTACATGGAGTACCGGAG gtatAAGCAACATAAAACTGACTTTGAAACGATTCCTCAGCAGCGCCCCATCAGCCTGCCTTGTCAAGTGACGGGCTGCCCATGCAGGGCTTACCTCTACGTGCCTCTGAATGGCAGGCAGCCCATTCGCTGCAGGTGCAAGCACTTTGCTGATCAGCATAGTGCTGGGCCTGGCTTTATGTGCAATGCCT GTTCTCAGTGTTCAGGATTCCATAGCTCCTTCACTTGTGCTTGTGGTCAGCCTGCATATGCCCATTACACAGTAGTGGAAACTAAGGAAGAAAGACTGGCTCAGAGAAAACCGGTGGGACGGGACGTTCCTTATGCAGCAATGGGAGGATTAACTGGCTTTAGCTCGCTGGCAGAAGACTACATGCGATTAGATGACAGTGGAATTG TAGGTACAAGCAGTCAAGTTTCTTCCTTAAGGAAACCTGAAGAGGACGATATGGCTTTCTTTGAAAGACGATACCAGGAAAGG gTGTTAATGAAGTCTGCCCTGTCtctgagagagaagaagagaggaaacacaGGAGGGAGAGGAGTTGGGAGCTTGCATACCCCAacaaaccatattttaaaaatgcagttagGTCCCTTCAACAATCAGATTGTGGCTTTAGTATTTAGCAGCTTAATAACCGCTAGGTGTGTAAAATGGCTGTGA
- the FAM221A gene encoding protein FAM221A isoform X6: MERLTLPAGSAAAVDEYMEYRRIVGEDDGGKLFTPEEYEEYKRKVLPMRLQNRLFVSWRSSTGMDCKLVGPETLCFCTHRYKQHKTDFETIPQQRPISLPCQVTGCPCRAYLYVPLNGRQPIRCRCKHFADQHSAGPGFMCNACSQCSGFHSSFTCACGQPAYAHYTVVETKEERLAQRKPVGRDVPYAAMGGLTGFSSLAEDYMRLDDSGIGAPSGEFLDSPVTAMDHPFLKAFQASSSSSPETLTDVGTSSQVSSLRKPEEDDMAFFERRYQERHAVS; this comes from the exons ATGGAGCGGCTGACGTTACCCGCCGGCAGCGCGGCGGCCGTGGACGAGTACATGGAGTACCGGAG aatTGTTGGTGAGGATGATGGAGGGAAACTTTTTACTCCTGAAGAATATgaagaatacaaaagaaaagtCTTACCTATGCGTTTACAGAACAGATTATTCGTGAGCTGGCGATCATCAACTGGAATGGATTGTAAACTTGTGGGTCCAGAGACACTGTGTTTTTGTACCCATAG gtatAAGCAACATAAAACTGACTTTGAAACGATTCCTCAGCAGCGCCCCATCAGCCTGCCTTGTCAAGTGACGGGCTGCCCATGCAGGGCTTACCTCTACGTGCCTCTGAATGGCAGGCAGCCCATTCGCTGCAGGTGCAAGCACTTTGCTGATCAGCATAGTGCTGGGCCTGGCTTTATGTGCAATGCCT GTTCTCAGTGTTCAGGATTCCATAGCTCCTTCACTTGTGCTTGTGGTCAGCCTGCATATGCCCATTACACAGTAGTGGAAACTAAGGAAGAAAGACTGGCTCAGAGAAAACCGGTGGGACGGGACGTTCCTTATGCAGCAATGGGAGGATTAACTGGCTTTAGCTCGCTGGCAGAAGACTACATGCGATTAGATGACAGTGGAATTG GTGCACCTTCAGGTGAATTTTTAGACTCTCCAGTTACAGCCATGGACCACCCATTTCTAAAAGCATTTCAAGCATCATCTAGCTCTTCTCCAGAAACACTAACAGATG TAGGTACAAGCAGTCAAGTTTCTTCCTTAAGGAAACCTGAAGAGGACGATATGGCTTTCTTTGAAAGACGATACCAGGAAAGG catgcggtatcttag